The DNA region GCTGTTGCAGATGCCGTCGAGCGCCATCTCGTACTCGTGGCGGACCCGGCGGTCGCAGGCGTGGAGGACGGCGTCCGACCCCGCGCCGGACGCCTGCCCCGGCGGCAGGTCGAACCTGACGATGCCGGTTCCACAGTCCGCACAGGAGAGCACGACGAGTGCCCCCTCCAGGGTCGCCTCGAGGGTTTTCCATCCACAGTTCGGGCAGTGTCCATCGACCGTCGTCGGCTCGAACGTGGGGTTCGACTCGTACGCGCTCGCCCGGGCGGCGCGGACCACGCGGTCTCCGGCGGGCGTGAGCCGGTAGCCAGCCTCGGTCTTGCTGACGAAGTGCGGGGCGAGCCGGGAGAGGTGGTAGGAGAAACTCGGCGTGTTGTCGGCGTCGACGCGGTCGTAGAGGGTCGAGAAGCTACAGACGGGGTCGCCGGCGGCGTCGGCGCTGGCCAGTTCGTCGAGGATGGCCAGTCGCAACTCGCTGCTCAGGACCTCGAAGGCGTCCTCGGTCGACGGGTCGTCGCTTCCGGTCATTCGCTCGCTGGCGCTACGGGGCGAGGGGAGAAAACGTTCCGGCATCGTGTCGGCGGGCGACAGCGAAAGGTCGAAGGCCGGCCTCCGACGACGTTCTGTCATGAACGATTGTCGGACCCTCCACGACAGCCCCGAGGTGCCGCCGCGATGACCGTCGAACTCGACGGGCAATCACTGACCCCCGAGGACGTGGCCGCGGTCGCCCGCGAGGACGAACCGGTCGCGGTCCCGGAGCCAGCCCGCGAACGCGTCCGTGACGCCCGCGAGCGCGTCGAACACGTCGTCGACGCGGGCGAGGCGGTCTACGGCCTCAACACCGGCTTCGGCGAACTCGTCAACGAGCGCATCCCGCGCGAGAAGATCGAGACGCTCCAGACCAACCTCATCCGGAGCCACTCGGCCGGGTCGGGGCGCGAGTGCACCCGCGAGGAGGTCCGCGCGATGCTCGTCACCCGGGTCAACGCCCTCGTGAAGGGCTACTCGGGCATCCGCGAGCACGTCGTCGACCACCTCGTGACGTTCCTGAACGAGGGCGTCCACCCGGTCGTGCGCTCCCGCGGGAGCCTCGGCGCGAGTGGCGACCTCGCCCCACTCGCCCACCTCGCGCTGGTCCTGCTCGGCGAGGGCGAGGCCGACCACGACGGCGAGCGCGTCTCCGGAGCCGAGGCCCTCGACGCGGTCGGGCTGGACCCGGTGACGCTGGCGCCGAAGGAAGGTCTCGCGCTCATCAACGGGACCCAGCTCACTGTCGGGAAGGCCGCACTCGCCGTCGTCGACGCCGAGCGCATCGCCCAGGCCGCCGACGCAGCCGGCGCGCTCACCACCGAGGTCACCATGGGCACGACCGCGAGTTGCGACCCGGTCATCCACGACGTGCGCCCCCACGACGGCCAGCAGGCCAGCGCCGACAACGTCCGGCGCCTCTGTGCCGACTCCGGCATCGTCGAGTCACACCGCAACTGCGACCGGGTGCAGGACGCCTACGCCATCCGGTGCATGCCGCAGGTCCACGGCGCGGTTCGGGACGCCATCGAGCACACCAGAGACGCGGTCGAGACCGAACTCAACAGCGCCACCGACAACCCGCTCGTCTTCGACGCCAGCGACGTGGACGCCCGCGCCTCCGGGACCGAGAAGGGCGCCATCATCTCCGGCGGGAACTTCCACGGCGCGCCCCTCGCCCACCGGCTGGACTACCTGACGGCGGCGATGACCGACCTCGCGGCCATCTGTGAGCGCCGGGTGGACCGGATGGTCAACCCGAACCTGCAGGAGCCACACCTCCCACCGTTCCTCACCGCCGAGAGCGGCCTGCGCTCTGGCTACATGATCGCCCAGTACACCGCCGCCGCGCTGGTCAACGAGTGCCGGTCGCTCGGCCGCGCCGCGACCGACAACACGCCCGTCTCCGGCGGGCAGGAGGACCACGTCAGCATGTCGGCGCAGGCGGCCCATCACACCGCGACGGCTGTCGAGCACGCGGCCACGGTGGTCGGCGTCGAACTGCTCTGTGCGGCCCAGTCGCTGGAGTTCGTCGACGACGACCTCGAACCCGCCGCCGGGACCCAGGCGGTCGCCGACGCTGTCCGCGAGGTCGTGCCACCACTGGACGAGGACCGCGTCCTGGCGCCCGAACTGGACCGGGCCGCGACGCTGGTCAGGAGCGGCGTCCTCGTCGAAGCGGTGGACGAGGGACTGGACGAACCGTTGCGATGAACCGCGGAAAGAGTGGCGTCGGGCAGCAGGAACGGTCCGAGGTATGGGGGGAGTGTGGGGGGTGCCTCCGACCGTCGTATCCCCGCCGCGTGAGACGTGTTACCACCCATACAAGATAAAAGTACTGGTCATTCCCAATCGCAATTTTCCGCGAGCCGGGCGAGTACGGGGATCTCGGAGAGTCGCTCCTCGTCGAGCAGGTCCCAGTCGAGCCCGGTCGGTTTTGGCCGCGGTTCCGGGCGATAGGTCGTCGACGGCGTGGCGACGAGGTCGAGCGACACGTCGTGTGGGCCCACCGGAACGTCCTCGTCGACGACCTGGAGGTCGTGGACCGTCGTCACGACCGGCGTGTCGTCGTCCACCAGCCCGAACTCGCGCAGGACCGCGAACTCCAGGTCGGAGTAGCCCTCGCCCTTGCCGACGCGGTCGCCGTCGGGGGTGACCGCGACGCTCCCGGAGACGATGCAGTCGATCTCCGGGACGTCCTCCGGCGCGACCTGCACCCCGAGTTCGGACGAGCCCGCGATGGTGACCGCCCGGTCGATGTCGTCGATGCGGGCGGGGTCGAGTTCGAGGAACGGCTTCTCGTCGCGCAGTCGCGGGACCGCCATGTAGACCGTCTTCCCGGCTTCGAGCGCGGCGCGTCGGAGCGGTTTCTGCGGCGAGTCCGGGTTCGCCTTGATGCTCTCCGCGGCCTGCCACACCGCCGTCTCTACGACGCGCTCTGCGGCCGCTTCGCACCCCTTGAAGTTCGGGATGCGCCCGTGAGGTGGGAACGGGAACCGCGCCTGGTTCTGCTCCTCCAGCGCGTCCCACACCCGCTCGCGGAGCGCCTGCTTGTCCACCGTCATCCGAGCAGGAACCGCATGGCGTCCGGGAATCGCCTCGCCCACGCGGACTCGCGGTGGATGGCGCCCTCGTCGAGGACGAACTCGAGCTGGGAGTCGTCGTAGCCTTGCTCGCGAAGCACGTCGCGCATCCGCGTCGCGTCGTTCACGTACGACTCCCGCAGTTCCTCGTCGTCGCTCTCGTCCGTGCCCACGTCCATGTAGATGCGACCGGTGTCCCGGGTCTGGTCCGTCATGTAGTCGAATATCCGCCCGTGGGTCCACCAGAACGCCGGGCTGAAGACCCCCGCGAACCCGAACGTCTCGGGGTACTCGAAGAAGCCGTAGAGGCTCACCAGTCCACCGAGCGAGGAGCCCGCGATGCCGGTCGCCTCGGGGTCGCTCTCGGTGCGAAAGCGCTCGTCGATGGCCGGTTTGATGCGATCGACCAGCACCGCGAGGTAGTCGTCGGCATCCCCGCCGCCGTACTCCTCGTGGGCGTAGGGCGTGTACTCCTGCCCCCGGTCGTCGTCGGCGTTCGGGATGCCGACGACGATGGCCTCGATGCCCTCGTCGGCCAGGGCGTGCATCGTCTCGTCGACCTCCCACTCGCCGGAGTAGCTCGCCACCTCGTCGAAGAGGTTCTGCCCGTCGTGCATGTAGACGACGGGGTAGTGCTTCTCGGAATCTTCGTATCCGGGCGGGAGGTGGACCAGTAGCTCCCGGTCGGCGGCGAGGCGCGGGTCCGAGACCGGCGAGGAGACGCGCAGGTCCCCGACGACGGTCGCGTCGTCGTCGCCCTCGTAGGGCCGCCAGTCGAGTGTCGTGGTCGTGCTCGTCATTGCCACTGGGTTTCCGCGTACCGGTCCTAAAACTTCGTGTCCGGGCACAACTGCCGGGACCGGGTCCGAGGTCTCCCGCCTACCGCCGCCAGAGGTCGTAGACCTGGTCCGGGAACGACGAGAACCAGAACGTGACCGCGACGTAGACCCAGAACAACTGTTCGAGGCCCGAACTCGCCAGCACGAGTTCCGCGGCGGAGAAGACGACGACGCCCAGCACGGCCGGCATCGCCCTGACGAGCGCGAGTTCCCACCGGCCCCAGTGCGGGGCCGGCTCGAACGACAGGTAGGCGTCGCCGCCGAGGACGACGACGAGAGATTCGACCCTGCCCCGGCAGCAGACCACGCCGAGTGCGTGGGCGAGTTCGTGTGCGATGGAGGCCGGGAGGGTGAACAGCGAGTAGAAGACGGCGACGTAGGAGGGACCGCCGGGGGCCACCCCGACCGGCTCGCCCCGGTCGCCGTAGAGGACGATTGGTCTGGCGGCGCGAGGTGGAAGCGGCCCCCTCGCGACCGTGAGGGCGGCGGCGGCGGCGCCGACCCCCGAGACGAGGATGGCCAGCGTCAACCAGGTGTTGGTCCCGCCCTGGAGTGCGACCATCAGGCTCGCGAAGACGAGGATACCCCCGTTCAGGGCGAGGTTACCGCGGGCGTCGACGAGCGGGTTCACTGTCTCTTGACTAGCCCCCACCCCAGATAAGCACCCACGTGAGGTATCAGAAAGTCGCTGCGTCCGGTGTCACCGGACGACGATGCCCCCAACGCCTAGTCGACGATCCTGTTCCGGAGCGTCCCGATGCCCTCGTAGTGGATATCGACCGTCTCGCCGGGTTCGACCAGTCCGGGATTGGCCGGACTCCCGAACGCGACGACGTCGCCGGGCTGGAACGTGAACCGCTTCGAGAGGTAGGAGATGATCTCGTAGGGGTCGAACAGCATCAGTTCCGTGCTCGCCTCCTGCCGGCGCTCGCCGCCCACGTCGGTCCACATCTCGATGTCGGTCGGGTCGAGGTCCGTCTCGATCCAGGGACCGAGTGGACCCGAGTTGTCGAACGCCTTCCGGGCGGTCCGACCCTGTTGGTCGAGCGCGTCGAGGTCGTTCATGATGGTGTAGCCACGGACCGCGTCTGGGACCTCCTCGACGGTCAGGTCCCGGCAGCGCTCGTCGATGACGGCGGCGAGCTCGCCGGCGTAGGTCAGTTCGTCGGTGAACTCGGGGTACGGAATCGGCTGCCGGTGGGCAGCCAGTGCGGTCCGTGGCTTGATGAAGAAGTCCGGCTCCTCGGGACGTTCGTACTCCATCTGGTCCAGCGTCTCCGCGTAGTTCCGGCCGACGCAGTACAGCGTCGAGGGGCGACACGGCGGTAACAACCGACCGTCTCGCCCGACCTCGTACGTTCCATCGGGTCCGTGGACGACACCGTCTTCGTAGGGGCCACCGACCGGCCCCTCCGGCGTTGCGATTCGTGCGAGTCGCATACCCGGAGCATGGGACCGGGCTGGTTTGTAAGGGTCGGTCCCCGGGCGAGGTACCGGGGCAGCCGGCCGGTGCCGGTCAGTCCGCGAGGAAGTCGGCGGTCTCGCGGACGATCCGGCGCTGGTCGGTCCGGAAGGAGTGGTCCTCGCCGGTGAGTTCGACCAGGTCCCCGCTCGGGAGGTGCTCGGCGAGGTCCGCCGCGTTGTCGAGGGAGACGACCTCGTCCTCGTCGCCCTGCAGGATGCGCGTCGGGACCGCGACGTTGGCGAGTTCGTCCGCGTCGATAGACGGGAACTCGTCGTGGGCGCCGAACTTGATTGCGGGTGCCCAGAGCACGAGTCGGTCGGCGACCGCGGGCGCGTGCCGGAGCGCGAGGCGGCCGCCGAAGCTCTTGGCGACGACCGTCACGGCCTCGCAGTCGCGGCCGCGCAGGAACTCGACGCCGGCGTGCATCTCGGCCCGGAAGTCGGCGTGGGTCTTCTCCCCTATGTCGCTCCGGTCCTCCCACGTCACGAAGCGCGCGACCACGTAGCCGCGCTCGGCGGCGGCCTCGGCGAAGCGGTCGAACACGTCGCCGTAGGGACCGTGGCCCGCGCCCGGAACGACGAGGACGCCGCCCTTGACCGGGCCCTCGGGTTCGTTCAGTCGTCCCTGGTAGGTCGTCCCGTCGACCGCGAGCGTCGCGTCGGTCCGGTTCATGTCGGGAACGTCCGGGAGAAGCCACTTCAACGTGGTCCCGAAGGGGTCCGACCCCGCCGCCCGGTCCCGAAACTATATCTCGGCCGCGGGTCCAGTCCGGGGACGTGGAGTTCATCGCGTCTGGCGAAACCGCGGGTCATTCGGGTGCGGCTGCGGAGCAGGCGGTCTGGCAGACCATCAGACGAGCCTTCGGGCCGGGCGACGAGGGCGTGGCGTACTGGCGCTACCCCATCATCGACCCGAACGGCGCGGCCTTCGACCGCGAGGCCGACTTCCTGCTGTTGCACCGCGACATCGGCCTCGTGGTGGTCGAGTGCAAGGGCTATCGACTCGACCACATCGGGGCCATCCAGGGCGACCGCTGGCAACTCCAGGGCACGCGACAGACGAGTGCGACCCCCTACACGCAGGCCCGTGACCAGGGGTTCCGGCTGGTCAGACACCTCCGGGACGAGCCCGCACTGGTCGACGACCGCGGCAACTGCACCGTCCCGCTGCACTTCTTCGTGGCGCTCCCGAACGTCGGTCGCGACGAGTGGGACGACCGCTTCGGCGGCCTGCCGTCCGCGCCCCCGGTCATCACGGACGACGAACTCACGCCGGGGAGCCTGCGCGACCGGCTGGAATCCGTCCCCGGCAACGGCCTGACCCACGATGAGTTCCGGGCCGCCAGAGCCGTCCTCTCCGGAGGGCAACCCATCTCTGGCGAGCGCGGCGGGAGAGA from Haloarchaeobius amylolyticus includes:
- a CDS encoding winged helix-turn-helix domain-containing protein, whose amino-acid sequence is MTGSDDPSTEDAFEVLSSELRLAILDELASADAAGDPVCSFSTLYDRVDADNTPSFSYHLSRLAPHFVSKTEAGYRLTPAGDRVVRAARASAYESNPTFEPTTVDGHCPNCGWKTLEATLEGALVVLSCADCGTGIVRFDLPPGQASGAGSDAVLHACDRRVRHEYEMALDGICNSCGGEMTLDIEAVEEDCGTHDMALSQCATCDLQVFAPVELRLLYHPAVLALYWRHGVDATEIPLWELLGHTDAWEKTVTDRDPFAAEIRVRVPDEAESLLVGLDAALGVEILDERSPDAAQPRHSSQLDD
- the hutH gene encoding histidine ammonia-lyase, producing MTVELDGQSLTPEDVAAVAREDEPVAVPEPARERVRDARERVEHVVDAGEAVYGLNTGFGELVNERIPREKIETLQTNLIRSHSAGSGRECTREEVRAMLVTRVNALVKGYSGIREHVVDHLVTFLNEGVHPVVRSRGSLGASGDLAPLAHLALVLLGEGEADHDGERVSGAEALDAVGLDPVTLAPKEGLALINGTQLTVGKAALAVVDAERIAQAADAAGALTTEVTMGTTASCDPVIHDVRPHDGQQASADNVRRLCADSGIVESHRNCDRVQDAYAIRCMPQVHGAVRDAIEHTRDAVETELNSATDNPLVFDASDVDARASGTEKGAIISGGNFHGAPLAHRLDYLTAAMTDLAAICERRVDRMVNPNLQEPHLPPFLTAESGLRSGYMIAQYTAAALVNECRSLGRAATDNTPVSGGQEDHVSMSAQAAHHTATAVEHAATVVGVELLCAAQSLEFVDDDLEPAAGTQAVADAVREVVPPLDEDRVLAPELDRAATLVRSGVLVEAVDEGLDEPLR
- a CDS encoding 5-formyltetrahydrofolate cyclo-ligase, which encodes MTVDKQALRERVWDALEEQNQARFPFPPHGRIPNFKGCEAAAERVVETAVWQAAESIKANPDSPQKPLRRAALEAGKTVYMAVPRLRDEKPFLELDPARIDDIDRAVTIAGSSELGVQVAPEDVPEIDCIVSGSVAVTPDGDRVGKGEGYSDLEFAVLREFGLVDDDTPVVTTVHDLQVVDEDVPVGPHDVSLDLVATPSTTYRPEPRPKPTGLDWDLLDEERLSEIPVLARLAENCDWE
- a CDS encoding alpha/beta hydrolase, producing MTSTTTTLDWRPYEGDDDATVVGDLRVSSPVSDPRLAADRELLVHLPPGYEDSEKHYPVVYMHDGQNLFDEVASYSGEWEVDETMHALADEGIEAIVVGIPNADDDRGQEYTPYAHEEYGGGDADDYLAVLVDRIKPAIDERFRTESDPEATGIAGSSLGGLVSLYGFFEYPETFGFAGVFSPAFWWTHGRIFDYMTDQTRDTGRIYMDVGTDESDDEELRESYVNDATRMRDVLREQGYDDSQLEFVLDEGAIHRESAWARRFPDAMRFLLG
- a CDS encoding fumarylacetoacetate hydrolase family protein encodes the protein MRLARIATPEGPVGGPYEDGVVHGPDGTYEVGRDGRLLPPCRPSTLYCVGRNYAETLDQMEYERPEEPDFFIKPRTALAAHRQPIPYPEFTDELTYAGELAAVIDERCRDLTVEEVPDAVRGYTIMNDLDALDQQGRTARKAFDNSGPLGPWIETDLDPTDIEMWTDVGGERRQEASTELMLFDPYEIISYLSKRFTFQPGDVVAFGSPANPGLVEPGETVDIHYEGIGTLRNRIVD
- a CDS encoding alpha/beta hydrolase, which translates into the protein MNRTDATLAVDGTTYQGRLNEPEGPVKGGVLVVPGAGHGPYGDVFDRFAEAAAERGYVVARFVTWEDRSDIGEKTHADFRAEMHAGVEFLRGRDCEAVTVVAKSFGGRLALRHAPAVADRLVLWAPAIKFGAHDEFPSIDADELANVAVPTRILQGDEDEVVSLDNAADLAEHLPSGDLVELTGEDHSFRTDQRRIVRETADFLAD